From a region of the Mytilus galloprovincialis chromosome 3, xbMytGall1.hap1.1, whole genome shotgun sequence genome:
- the LOC143068306 gene encoding acetylcholine receptor subunit beta-like isoform X2, whose protein sequence is MTWKTLILLITLIATNAAKGAKGVKPGPTKPVYSTSLETSLRRELFTEYEVLQRPRENVKISISLTILTVNDLNIKDQSLSISGYLNVVWYDSRLDWSNSSATSQDFTNVKFLFSTEEYVWRPALIIENSVKDIGIINDKFIPMRIMSDGNIVWNPSGIYEVSCESDITYYPLDTQQCTVKISSWSYTAAEVSLEFGNESVDLSFYSANGEWDLVYASSSKSGSKSRGGISFSSLTYTIKLQRRPMFHIINTLFPVALMAVLIAMVFKLPVDSGEKIGFSLTVLLAYAVYLTMISDNIPSTSVNICYLSIYLVFILTLGATSVILTIIVLSLHFKSKEDEIPQWVKTITNKCLLKIAGVQSCCKCCENEKETEVEVLSQTALANLKTEKKSHSQFVEAVSSMDNELTWEKLSKIMDKVFFNIYIVMIVIVTVMLFLAIFVNYYTS, encoded by the exons CAACTAACGCAGCCAAAGGAGCCAAAGGCGTAAAACCAGGACCAACTAAACCGGTATACAGTACATCACTAGAAACATCACTTAGGCGTGAATTGTTCACGGAGTATGAAGTGTTACAGAGACCTCGCGAGAACGTCAAAATATCCATCAGTTTAACCATTCTAACTGTCAACGATCTG aaTATTAAAGACCAATCACTATCAATATCAGGATACCTAAATGTT GTTTGGTATGATTCCAGATTAGACTGGTCAAACAGTTCCGCTACCTCACAAGACTTTACCAATGTAAAGTTCCTCTTCAGTACAGAAGAATATGTTTGGAGACCCGCACTTATCATAGAAAACTC AGTGAAGGACATAGGCATTATCAATGATAAATTTATTCCAATGCGAATTATGAGTGATGGGAACATAGTCTGGAACCCATCAGGCATATACGAAGTGAGCTGTGAATCTGATATCACGTACTACCCTCTGGACACACAACAATGTACAGTAAAGATAAGTTCCTGGTCTTATACCGCCGCGGAAGTTTCATTAGAATTTGGAAATGAATCTGTAGACCTCAGTTTCTATTCAGCAAATGGAGAATGGGATCTTGTTTACGCCTCAAGTAGCAAATCGGGTTCCAAATCAAGAGGAGGAATTTCGTTTTCAAGTCTAACTTATACAATCAAGCTCCAACGCCGTCCAATGTTCCACATCATTAACACCTTATTCCCTGTTGCTTTGATGGCAGTTTTGATTGCTATGGTGTTCAAGCTGCCAGTGGATTCAGGAGAGAAAATAGGTTTCTCATTGACCGTTCTATTAGCCTATGCTGTATATCTGACCATGATTTCGGACAATATTCCAAGTACCTCTGTCAATATATGCTACCTCT cTATATACCTTGTATTTATTCTAACTCTTGGAGCTACATCAGTTATCCTTACAATCATCGTTCTCAGTCTTCATTTCAAATCAAAGGAAGATGAAATACCACAATGGGTTAAAACCATTACAAACAAATGTCTTCTCAAAATTGCTGGCGTGCAAAGTTGTTGTAAATGTTGCGAGAATGAAAAAGAAACCGAAGTTGAAGTTCTGTCACAGACAGCCCTAGCAAATttgaaaacagaaaagaaaagtcACTCTCAATTTGTTGAAGCAGTCAGTTCGATGGACAACGAGTTGACCTGGGAAAAACTATCCAAAATAATGGACAAAGTGTTTTTTAACAtttacattgtcatgattgtcataGTCACTGTGATGTTGTTCCTTGCAATATTTGTGAATTACTACACGTCTTAA
- the LOC143068306 gene encoding acetylcholine receptor subunit beta-like isoform X1 codes for MTWKTLILLITLIDIYLAATEDKDKGNSTNAAKGAKGVKPGPTKPVYSTSLETSLRRELFTEYEVLQRPRENVKISISLTILTVNDLNIKDQSLSISGYLNVVWYDSRLDWSNSSATSQDFTNVKFLFSTEEYVWRPALIIENSVKDIGIINDKFIPMRIMSDGNIVWNPSGIYEVSCESDITYYPLDTQQCTVKISSWSYTAAEVSLEFGNESVDLSFYSANGEWDLVYASSSKSGSKSRGGISFSSLTYTIKLQRRPMFHIINTLFPVALMAVLIAMVFKLPVDSGEKIGFSLTVLLAYAVYLTMISDNIPSTSVNICYLSIYLVFILTLGATSVILTIIVLSLHFKSKEDEIPQWVKTITNKCLLKIAGVQSCCKCCENEKETEVEVLSQTALANLKTEKKSHSQFVEAVSSMDNELTWEKLSKIMDKVFFNIYIVMIVIVTVMLFLAIFVNYYTS; via the exons CAACTAACGCAGCCAAAGGAGCCAAAGGCGTAAAACCAGGACCAACTAAACCGGTATACAGTACATCACTAGAAACATCACTTAGGCGTGAATTGTTCACGGAGTATGAAGTGTTACAGAGACCTCGCGAGAACGTCAAAATATCCATCAGTTTAACCATTCTAACTGTCAACGATCTG aaTATTAAAGACCAATCACTATCAATATCAGGATACCTAAATGTT GTTTGGTATGATTCCAGATTAGACTGGTCAAACAGTTCCGCTACCTCACAAGACTTTACCAATGTAAAGTTCCTCTTCAGTACAGAAGAATATGTTTGGAGACCCGCACTTATCATAGAAAACTC AGTGAAGGACATAGGCATTATCAATGATAAATTTATTCCAATGCGAATTATGAGTGATGGGAACATAGTCTGGAACCCATCAGGCATATACGAAGTGAGCTGTGAATCTGATATCACGTACTACCCTCTGGACACACAACAATGTACAGTAAAGATAAGTTCCTGGTCTTATACCGCCGCGGAAGTTTCATTAGAATTTGGAAATGAATCTGTAGACCTCAGTTTCTATTCAGCAAATGGAGAATGGGATCTTGTTTACGCCTCAAGTAGCAAATCGGGTTCCAAATCAAGAGGAGGAATTTCGTTTTCAAGTCTAACTTATACAATCAAGCTCCAACGCCGTCCAATGTTCCACATCATTAACACCTTATTCCCTGTTGCTTTGATGGCAGTTTTGATTGCTATGGTGTTCAAGCTGCCAGTGGATTCAGGAGAGAAAATAGGTTTCTCATTGACCGTTCTATTAGCCTATGCTGTATATCTGACCATGATTTCGGACAATATTCCAAGTACCTCTGTCAATATATGCTACCTCT cTATATACCTTGTATTTATTCTAACTCTTGGAGCTACATCAGTTATCCTTACAATCATCGTTCTCAGTCTTCATTTCAAATCAAAGGAAGATGAAATACCACAATGGGTTAAAACCATTACAAACAAATGTCTTCTCAAAATTGCTGGCGTGCAAAGTTGTTGTAAATGTTGCGAGAATGAAAAAGAAACCGAAGTTGAAGTTCTGTCACAGACAGCCCTAGCAAATttgaaaacagaaaagaaaagtcACTCTCAATTTGTTGAAGCAGTCAGTTCGATGGACAACGAGTTGACCTGGGAAAAACTATCCAAAATAATGGACAAAGTGTTTTTTAACAtttacattgtcatgattgtcataGTCACTGTGATGTTGTTCCTTGCAATATTTGTGAATTACTACACGTCTTAA